The Paenibacillus mucilaginosus 3016 genome includes the window GCCCTTGAGCAGTTCTCCGTGCCCGAGTCGGATCAGCTCCTTCTCGATCCGTACCAGAATCCCCTTGCGGATGATGAGGATGGTGCGGGCGTTCAACTCGCAGGAGTAGATTTCGTCCGGCTCCCGCTGCACCAGCCGGCTGATCTTGTTGATCTCCTGCTCCAGGCGCTGCTTGCCCTCATAGTTCTCATTGACCTCCGGCGCTTCCTCGAAGCCTTCGGGAACGAAGCCGACCAGCATACCGGATTTGTTATGCAGGGCCCAGTCGTAATAAAATTCGGATGGCTTCACACCGGTGACAAGCTGAATATAGCTCGTGATCTCAGGGATCATCATCTGGGTCAGCTTCTCCCGCATCTGATGGATGATCATCTCATGGTCCTGCTCCAGCAGAACCCGCTCTGAAGGCGTAAGGAAATTTCTGAGATACATTGTGACAAAATGTCCGCCCATCGACACGGAGATGGACTCGGGTCCCTTCCCGAAATGGTCTCGCAGCAGCTTTCCCGTATAGCTTCCGATGAGCTGCTGGTATTGATTTACTTTTTGATTCATGGGATTTAACTCGTCGATGGCGGCGCACCTCTGCTTCGGTTTTTAGTACCAGTATGCAGTAAAACGAGCCTGTCTATCCCCCTTATTCCCCGTATAAAGGCAGCTTCACGGTCACGTTCGTCCCGCCCTCCTGCCGGTTATGAAATTCCAGTACTCCCTCGTGGTCCTGAACGATGCGTCTGCAGATCATCAGGCCGAGCCCCGTCCCCTTCTCCTTCGTGCTGAAGAAGGGCTGTCCCAGACGGTGCTGCCCCTCTGGAGGAATGCCGGGCCCCTGGTCCGCGATCTCCACGGTTACCATCGTCCCCGATGCAGTCAGCTTCACCACCACTTCTCCCCTGTCCGGCGTGGCTTCGAGCGCATTCTGGATCAGATTGATGAACACCTGTTTGAGCTTATTGTAAGAACAGTTGACCCTCAGCTGTTCCGACTCCGCCTTGTATACCTCCTGCAGTCCAACACTGTACATGTTAGCCTGAGGCCGCATCAGGGTCACGACACCCTGCAGCAGCAGGGGCAAGCTTCGCGGTTCATAGACAGGCTCCTTCGGCTTCGCCAGCTCCAGCAGCTCCCCCACGATCTCGTTGATCCGGTCGATCTCCAAGAGCATGATCTCTTTGTACTGCGGCTGCTTGTGCCCGTAGAGCTGGGTGAAGCCCCGCAGGCATGTCAGCGGGTTGCGGATCTCGAGGGCAATGCCGGCAGCCAGCGTCCCTGCGATCGCCAGCTGGTCCGCCTGCTCTTGACGCCGAGCGGCGGCTTCGGCAGCCTGACCTGCGGACTCCTCTCTTGCTGTGGGCTCTGGCGTGCCGCACCGCATCCAGACGAACAGATAGCCGCCCATCAGCAGGGCCCAGGTTACCATGGACCAGAGCAGCATGGCCCAGCTGCCGCCCAGCAAATACAGCACGCCCAGATGTACCACTTGCAGCAGGATCCCTGCGATGAAGACGCCGGTGTTGAAGAGGTGTGAACGCCCCCCGTGTCGCACGAGACCACAACCTTCCGATTTATGTATATTTATATATAAATATGGGAAATAAAAAAGACCTAACTCTCCTACACAGGAAAAGTTAGGTCATGACAATGACTTTTATCCGGAGATAAATTCATTCATTTACCCAGGGCGCTATGATGTTAAGCTCTTACTCTAACATTCATCCGCATTATATCACAGGACCCCCCGCAAAAAAAGAGGCAGTCCTAACTGCATAAGCAATCACGACTGCTGAGGAACGGCCTGTTCGTCTGCAGAGGCCTTCGCGGCTTCCGCCGGCGGAGCCGCTTCCTTGGGATCTTTGGCATCCTTCGGCTTCGAAGCAGAAGCATCAAAGTAGGCTTTGAACGAGATATGCACGGAAAGCTCCTTCGTATTGTCCACCGGCGCGGCCGAGCTCCGGTTCATCGGAATATTGCCGAAATCCACGGAATCGATGTGAGTCAGCCGGGGAAGCAGCTGCAGGCGCTCGATCACTTCCTTGATCTGCACGTAGGTGCCGCTCACTTCCAGCTTGGCCTCCACCATATGCACGTTAGGGTACACCGGCTCCTTGCTCACCAGCAGCGTCTGCAGGTCGTTCTTGGCACTCTTGCTGAACGTCACGGAGCTGATCTTCGCCTGGGCGTCCTTCTCAATCTGGCGGAGATCTACCGTCAGCTTCTCTACGTTATCTCCCGGAGGCAGCGCCGCCTGTACGGCTTCGGTCGACATGGTCGATTGAGCCTGCTGCTTCTCCTTCACTTTCTTCTCCAGAATCCCGAGCTGCTTCTGAAGGGTGCCGATCTCGGTCCGGTTCGCCTCCAGCGTATCGCTCGATGGCTTCAGCACGAAGGAATAGCAGGCGAACAGAATCAAAAAGAGTACGGCGAAACCAAGCAGCAGCAGATTGTTATTTGGTTTGTTTGGCATTCGCTCCCTCTCCCTTCTGTCCTTCTTCCGCTTCCTCCGCAACCGTATAGACCGCCCGGTACGTCGTATTCACGACTTTCTTCACCTGGGCCGGCGGTGCCGCCGGAGGCGGAGTTACTACCATTCCGTCGCCTTGTGCCGGGTCGGTTACCGTAATCGGAGCCCCGGGAGCCGGGCGCGGCGGTACGGTCTGACTCTCTTCACTGTAGGAGACGACCGTGATCGACTGCATGAAGGATGCGGCGCCGAAAGGCAGCTCGCGGAGCTTGCCCAGGTACACCGAAGCATCGTCCATCGACTTGAAATCGATCGTGATGTTCAGCTTCTCCTCCCCTTTGTAAGCCAGGGAGTAGATCAGCCCCCCCTGCGGGATGACATCCGCAACCGCTGTGATCGTCTTCGAGACATCCACCTTCGCTGCCGAGATGGCTTCCACCGCCCCGGCCGGATTCTCCCCGGTGCCCGACAGCTGCTTCAGCTGCGCTTGTACCGCAGCCTGCTGGGCGTTGAGCTCGTGGATCGTTTCGAGATCCGCGTCGATCTGCTTCTGGTTATCGAGATAGACGTAAGTGATGCCGGCCGCCCCGGCCGTCCAG containing:
- a CDS encoding Na-translocating system protein MpsC family protein; this encodes MNQKVNQYQQLIGSYTGKLLRDHFGKGPESISVSMGGHFVTMYLRNFLTPSERVLLEQDHEMIIHQMREKLTQMMIPEITSYIQLVTGVKPSEFYYDWALHNKSGMLVGFVPEGFEEAPEVNENYEGKQRLEQEINKISRLVQREPDEIYSCELNARTILIIRKGILVRIEKELIRLGHGELLKGVKRNLEKTYMHNNNNFDEILNRQVLDSFADWNYSQDKSVMMLVTQSK
- a CDS encoding ATP-binding protein — protein: MRHGGRSHLFNTGVFIAGILLQVVHLGVLYLLGGSWAMLLWSMVTWALLMGGYLFVWMRCGTPEPTAREESAGQAAEAAARRQEQADQLAIAGTLAAGIALEIRNPLTCLRGFTQLYGHKQPQYKEIMLLEIDRINEIVGELLELAKPKEPVYEPRSLPLLLQGVVTLMRPQANMYSVGLQEVYKAESEQLRVNCSYNKLKQVFINLIQNALEATPDRGEVVVKLTASGTMVTVEIADQGPGIPPEGQHRLGQPFFSTKEKGTGLGLMICRRIVQDHEGVLEFHNRQEGGTNVTVKLPLYGE